The following proteins are encoded in a genomic region of Gimesia algae:
- a CDS encoding DUF1552 domain-containing protein translates to MNNTINRRRFIIRSVAGSLALPGLPSLMTGSLAGNSTITESRGAGAGAQRFVAVGNLLGFQQKHFFPEKAGKGFEETPLLKPLAANRDQLTVYRGLDHGLRGGHFAVHTFLSGLLHHESKNRTDGNVTIDQFIADEVGNQTRFPSLTVGSEGGIHGGCQLSWTKSGVRVPPITGPAELFDRLFIADSKQLQAQKVKENSLQASILDSIHDEARSLSKRVNSEDKAKLDEYFSSIRDVEKRLKLRQVWADQPKPKAPFDKPADKNTVEDLPMLYELIALALQTDSTRIATLEIGGSFLPQHLGINKSYHGLSHHGNDDESVAHLVTLEKYQLKQFGKFLTRLAGIPDGEQTLLDSTAVLFGSGMGNANSHTNSDLPIILAGGGYGTGEFKKAPSKGPGKVPLCNLFVDIAQRMGVEKESFGTSTGRFS, encoded by the coding sequence ATGAACAATACAATCAATCGCCGCCGATTCATTATTCGTTCCGTTGCCGGATCTCTTGCTTTGCCTGGTCTGCCATCTCTGATGACTGGCTCACTTGCAGGGAATTCAACGATTACCGAGTCTCGCGGGGCAGGTGCAGGTGCTCAAAGGTTTGTCGCCGTCGGTAACTTACTCGGTTTTCAACAGAAGCATTTTTTTCCTGAGAAAGCAGGTAAAGGATTTGAAGAAACGCCGCTGCTCAAGCCTCTTGCAGCGAATCGTGATCAGCTCACAGTCTACCGCGGACTCGATCACGGACTTCGCGGTGGTCACTTTGCCGTGCATACGTTTCTGTCGGGTTTGCTGCATCACGAGTCCAAGAACCGCACGGATGGCAACGTCACCATTGATCAATTCATCGCTGACGAAGTCGGAAATCAGACACGCTTTCCGTCGCTCACGGTCGGGTCTGAAGGCGGTATCCACGGTGGCTGTCAACTTTCATGGACGAAGTCAGGGGTTCGGGTTCCACCAATTACGGGGCCGGCGGAACTATTTGATCGATTATTCATAGCGGATTCGAAACAACTTCAGGCACAGAAAGTGAAGGAGAATTCACTGCAAGCGTCGATTCTTGATTCGATTCACGACGAGGCTCGTTCCCTTTCGAAACGAGTCAATAGTGAAGACAAAGCAAAACTGGATGAGTATTTCAGTTCCATTCGCGATGTCGAAAAAAGACTGAAGCTTCGCCAGGTCTGGGCTGATCAGCCGAAGCCGAAGGCACCATTCGACAAGCCGGCCGATAAAAACACGGTTGAGGACCTCCCCATGCTCTACGAGCTGATCGCTCTCGCGTTGCAGACAGATTCAACGCGTATCGCAACGCTCGAAATTGGCGGCAGCTTTTTGCCACAGCATCTGGGTATTAATAAGTCCTATCATGGTCTGTCACATCACGGTAATGACGACGAGTCGGTCGCGCACCTGGTCACGCTTGAGAAATATCAACTCAAGCAATTTGGGAAATTTTTGACCCGTCTGGCGGGCATACCAGATGGGGAGCAAACACTACTCGATTCGACCGCGGTACTGTTCGGCAGCGGCATGGGAAATGCGAATTCACACACCAACTCAGACTTACCAATCATTCTGGCTGGAGGTGGATATGGGACTGGCGAATTCAAGAAAGCTCCCTCGAAAGGCCCAGGCAAGGTTCCGTTGTGTAATCTCTTCGTCGATATTGCTCAGAGAATGGGTGTTGAGAAGGAATCATTCGGAACGAGCACCGGAAGGTTCTCCTGA
- a CDS encoding SIMPL domain-containing protein (The SIMPL domain is named for its presence in mouse protein SIMPL (signalling molecule that associates with mouse pelle-like kinase). Bacterial member BP26, from Brucella, was shown to assemble into a channel-like structure, while YggE from E. coli has been associated with resistance to oxidative stress.), with amino-acid sequence MKNCIICTLIVLVLCVSGKPAFPQFGSSDLFEAGEGTVSGTGTVIIVKKPAVMRMQVEILSKASTLEGALSGLKDRIEATRAQLAVLGADKESIKIDSPKVSSEKSERQQQIEMMLAQRMRGRGNGSGKKKGIVTTPLTVSAQLTAEWKLQAKTDEELLLASHPLQNKIKEADLAGLKAASKLSPEEQELMEEMEGASMYGGDREAKPGEPVFSFACSISEKEEDKAMSEAYQKARSQALRLANASGAELGKLTSISGSSGSASDENSEYGYNSVYYAALQRMRSDANTEDGQSQAVSVMPGQLKYRVTVTAGFELKEK; translated from the coding sequence ATGAAAAATTGTATTATATGTACATTGATCGTGTTGGTTCTCTGTGTAAGTGGAAAACCTGCATTTCCCCAATTTGGATCAAGCGATCTGTTTGAAGCGGGAGAAGGAACGGTTTCTGGAACTGGCACGGTCATTATCGTAAAGAAACCCGCTGTCATGCGGATGCAGGTTGAGATCCTTTCCAAAGCAAGCACTCTGGAGGGAGCGTTATCCGGTCTTAAAGACCGCATTGAGGCGACACGCGCTCAACTTGCCGTATTGGGAGCCGACAAAGAATCGATCAAAATCGATTCCCCGAAAGTTTCATCAGAAAAATCCGAGAGGCAACAGCAAATTGAGATGATGCTCGCCCAAAGGATGAGGGGGCGCGGCAATGGATCGGGCAAGAAAAAGGGCATTGTCACTACGCCTCTTACCGTTTCTGCACAATTGACTGCTGAATGGAAACTGCAGGCAAAGACGGACGAGGAATTATTATTAGCTTCGCATCCTCTGCAGAATAAAATCAAAGAGGCCGACCTGGCCGGCCTGAAAGCAGCCAGTAAGCTGAGTCCTGAAGAACAGGAACTGATGGAAGAGATGGAGGGAGCTTCCATGTATGGCGGCGATCGCGAAGCCAAGCCGGGAGAGCCGGTCTTTTCCTTCGCCTGTTCAATCTCTGAGAAGGAAGAAGACAAGGCAATGTCGGAAGCATATCAAAAAGCAAGGTCACAAGCATTGCGACTGGCAAATGCATCTGGCGCAGAGCTCGGGAAACTGACGTCGATCTCCGGGAGTTCCGGGAGCGCCAGCGACGAAAACAGCGAATACGGATATAATTCTGTTTATTACGCCGCACTTCAGAGAATGAGGTCTGATGCGAATACGGAGGACGGTCAATCACAGGCAGTCAGCGTGATGCCGGGACAATTGAAATATCGAGTCACAGTGACGGCTGGTTTTGAATTGAAAGAGAAATAA
- a CDS encoding Gfo/Idh/MocA family protein, giving the protein MTTKSFKPVKTGVIGLGRFGRLHALTLSRLAEAELVGVVARRQESLAAISKELPDVPGWTNLTQAIEESDAEAWVVACTTQSHVTVARELLERDKVVLLEKPIADSLEEAESLAPLVRPDSSNLMIGHIVLFNSEYQQLQEVARERGPISYIDCVRHRPASIVENFPGENPLHAAMVHDLYATQVLLDRAEPDHFSAQFHRTATGDIDLAVAQLKWNGGPVASFAASYLTPAGMPPRGFDRTEVFGAGWSARIEPNPRPISVWDSEASWPLALEVRANPPSGMMAEELRCFCRVVRNMEAVPTGATYLDAMQVQRWMEKLHAFV; this is encoded by the coding sequence ATGACTACAAAGAGTTTTAAGCCGGTGAAAACAGGTGTCATCGGCTTGGGTCGGTTTGGGCGATTGCATGCATTGACGTTATCTCGGCTGGCAGAAGCGGAACTGGTAGGGGTGGTGGCGCGTCGACAGGAGAGCCTTGCTGCTATCAGCAAAGAACTTCCCGATGTGCCAGGGTGGACGAACCTGACTCAAGCGATTGAGGAATCTGATGCAGAGGCATGGGTTGTCGCCTGTACGACGCAGTCACATGTGACTGTCGCACGAGAACTGCTCGAACGTGACAAAGTGGTGCTATTGGAAAAGCCGATTGCAGATAGTCTGGAAGAAGCAGAAAGCCTTGCTCCATTGGTGCGGCCCGATTCCAGTAACCTGATGATTGGACACATCGTATTGTTTAACAGCGAGTATCAACAGTTGCAGGAGGTGGCCCGAGAGCGGGGCCCGATTTCTTATATTGATTGCGTACGACATCGACCGGCGAGCATTGTTGAAAACTTTCCAGGAGAGAACCCATTACATGCGGCGATGGTGCATGACCTCTACGCGACTCAGGTGTTACTCGATCGTGCGGAACCGGATCATTTCAGTGCACAATTTCATCGGACGGCCACAGGTGACATTGATCTGGCTGTGGCACAACTCAAGTGGAACGGAGGTCCGGTGGCATCGTTTGCTGCCTCGTATTTAACTCCCGCAGGAATGCCGCCACGCGGGTTTGACAGAACTGAAGTGTTTGGTGCGGGTTGGTCTGCTCGCATTGAACCTAACCCACGTCCGATCTCTGTCTGGGACAGTGAAGCCTCCTGGCCTCTGGCGTTGGAAGTGCGTGCCAACCCACCCAGCGGAATGATGGCTGAGGAGTTGCGTTGCTTCTGTCGGGTTGTGCGTAACATGGAAGCCGTGCCAACCGGAGCCACCTACTTAGATGCAATGCAGGTACAACGCTGGATGGAAAAACTACATGCGTTTGTCTGA